The following are from one region of the Arcobacter defluvii genome:
- a CDS encoding non-canonical purine NTP pyrophosphatase — MKIIIASANKGKIAEFEKLMPNDEVIAFSEILGQIEIEEDKDTFKGNAIKKAQTIYDELYKNGYRDMIVISDDSGISVPVLNNEPGIYSARYAGLNATDKSNNAKLIENLNRINLERTPAFYTACIAIVYQNNVYTVHGWMHGDVINKELGEGGFGYDPMFIPNGFEKTLGELGYEAKKEFSHRTKALNLAKKVLDVIL; from the coding sequence GTGAAAATAATAATAGCATCAGCAAATAAGGGAAAAATAGCAGAGTTTGAAAAACTTATGCCAAATGATGAAGTAATTGCATTTAGTGAAATTTTAGGTCAAATTGAAATAGAAGAAGATAAAGACACTTTTAAAGGAAATGCTATAAAAAAAGCTCAAACAATTTATGATGAGCTTTATAAAAATGGATATAGAGATATGATAGTGATTTCTGATGATTCAGGTATTAGTGTTCCAGTTTTAAATAATGAACCTGGAATTTATAGTGCAAGATATGCTGGATTAAATGCAACAGATAAATCAAATAATGCAAAATTAATAGAGAATCTTAACAGAATAAATTTAGAAAGAACACCAGCTTTTTACACAGCTTGTATAGCTATAGTTTATCAAAATAATGTTTATACAGTTCACGGTTGGATGCATGGAGATGTGATAAATAAAGAGTTAGGTGAGGGTGGTTTTGGATACGACCCAATGTTTATTCCAAATGGTTTTGAAAAAACTTTAGGAGAGTTAGGTTATGAAGCAAAAAAAGAGTTTTCACATAGAACAAAAGCTTTAAATCTTGCCAAAAAAGTTTTGGATGTGATTTTATAA
- a CDS encoding 7TM diverse intracellular signaling domain-containing protein: MKIYYLIILFIGFSSAFATEINLSNENSSYEGEKISYFEDKNSSYDINKIKELDNKSFIKENKKVFLTFFTQSTYWLKFDVINETNNKLERYFVFDTPWIDTINIYIYDEQNSLTTYKLGTLLPFKERSMKINLLNQIHNFSNGKSTVYLQIKTRDPFIIPFSILSEKNFYEKIIDMDLIVISTYSIVSAILIFNFLIFVIARYKPYFYYSLYLLSYLIASLSYDSHTFKYILYDYPNTQNWMQSITILFYLIFSLLFAKSFLELKDSFPKIDKYTNYILVIHIGICILTTILGYEYTIFYASCITPLFSIYMLFLGLYSFIRGSKKAIFFTLATIFGCIGAFLTSSIAASLIAYNWYLFKGVDIGITIDSILFSIALAYRYTSLNLILEKTKNEVTQLNINLEKKVDERTKELDIQVKNKTVLLKELSHRIKNNLQIISALLYMDKDKLLNEKDKDILDENIKRIKSISILYENFLEIENPNKIELKKYIKEIVSEIKNSYSSLNISYDLNIHKILLNQNSLIPIGLVMNELILNSVKYAFKEIPNPKISIYFFKDDKNINFIYKDNGIGADIDKVENGFGFSLIKTLISFQLNGKINCRNNEGLEYNIILPKDSFLNEKVL, translated from the coding sequence TTGAAAATATATTATTTAATAATTTTATTTATTGGATTTTCTTCTGCTTTTGCAACAGAGATAAATTTATCAAATGAGAACTCATCTTATGAAGGAGAAAAGATAAGTTATTTCGAAGATAAAAACTCATCTTACGATATAAATAAAATAAAAGAGTTAGATAATAAAAGCTTTATAAAAGAAAATAAAAAAGTTTTTTTAACATTTTTTACACAATCAACTTATTGGCTTAAATTTGATGTAATAAATGAAACAAATAATAAATTAGAAAGATATTTTGTATTTGATACACCTTGGATAGATACTATTAATATTTATATATATGATGAGCAAAATAGCTTGACAACTTATAAATTAGGTACATTATTACCCTTTAAAGAAAGATCAATGAAAATTAATCTTCTAAATCAAATTCACAACTTTTCCAATGGTAAATCAACTGTATATTTACAGATAAAAACAAGAGATCCTTTTATTATACCTTTTTCAATTTTAAGTGAAAAGAATTTTTATGAAAAAATAATTGATATGGATTTGATAGTAATAAGTACTTATAGTATTGTTTCTGCAATTTTAATTTTTAATTTTCTGATATTTGTTATTGCAAGATATAAGCCATATTTTTATTACTCTTTATATTTATTGTCCTATCTTATAGCAAGTTTAAGTTATGACAGCCATACTTTTAAGTATATACTCTATGACTATCCAAATACTCAAAACTGGATGCAATCTATTACTATACTTTTTTATTTGATTTTTAGTTTATTATTTGCTAAATCATTCTTAGAGTTAAAAGATAGCTTTCCTAAAATAGATAAATATACAAACTATATTTTAGTTATTCATATTGGAATATGTATTCTTACAACTATTTTAGGCTATGAATATACTATTTTTTATGCTTCTTGCATTACTCCATTATTTAGTATATACATGTTATTCTTGGGGCTTTATTCATTTATAAGAGGAAGTAAAAAAGCAATATTTTTCACTTTAGCAACTATTTTTGGTTGTATTGGTGCTTTTTTGACATCTTCTATTGCAGCTTCTTTAATAGCTTATAATTGGTATTTATTTAAAGGAGTTGATATTGGAATAACGATAGATTCTATTCTTTTTTCTATAGCTTTAGCATATAGATATACTTCATTAAATCTTATTTTAGAAAAAACTAAAAATGAAGTAACTCAACTAAATATAAATTTAGAAAAAAAAGTTGATGAAAGAACAAAAGAGTTAGATATACAAGTGAAAAATAAAACAGTATTATTAAAAGAGTTATCTCATAGAATTAAAAACAATTTGCAAATAATAAGTGCCTTGTTATATATGGATAAGGACAAATTACTTAATGAAAAAGATAAAGATATTTTAGATGAAAACATAAAAAGAATCAAGTCAATATCTATATTGTATGAAAACTTTTTAGAAATAGAAAATCCAAATAAAATTGAACTAAAAAAGTATATTAAAGAAATTGTATCTGAAATCAAAAATAGTTACTCTTCTTTAAATATTTCATATGATTTAAATATTCACAAAATTTTATTGAATCAAAATAGTCTAATCCCAATAGGACTTGTAATGAATGAGCTAATATTAAATAGTGTTAAATATGCTTTTAAAGAAATACCTAATCCAAAAATTAGTATCTACTTTTTTAAAGATGATAAAAATATAAATTTTATATATAAAGATAATGGTATTGGCGCAGATATTGATAAAGTAGAAAATGGTTTTGGATTTAGTCTTATTAAAACTCTTATCTCATTTCAATTAAATGGAAAAATTAATTGTAGAAATAATGAAGGATTGGAATACAATATTATACTTCCTAAAGATTCATTTCTTAATGAAAAAGTTTTATAA
- a CDS encoding response regulator → MNIIILEDEAIMMMFLKDSLEKKGHTVKATFNSYLGFFEVIEKENIDLVFMDILIKGPLDGTQVATKLREINKTIKIVFITSYKDTQTLQMAKLSKPNGYLIKPISKEDLEAILMVCESNAKIEIKNDDYITIATYKYDVINKTVKENNNLIKLTKKELQCFELLLQNKNNHIPHEILINHLWNIDTSNKASSLRELVYRIRKKLPNIEVENSINIGYILKDY, encoded by the coding sequence GTGAATATTATTATTTTAGAAGATGAAGCAATTATGATGATGTTTTTAAAGGACTCCTTAGAAAAAAAAGGACATACAGTAAAAGCCACATTTAACAGCTATCTAGGTTTTTTTGAAGTTATAGAAAAAGAGAACATTGATTTAGTTTTTATGGATATTTTAATAAAAGGCCCATTAGATGGAACTCAAGTTGCTACAAAATTAAGAGAGATAAATAAAACTATAAAAATTGTATTTATTACTTCATATAAAGATACCCAAACTTTACAAATGGCAAAACTATCAAAACCAAATGGATATTTGATTAAGCCCATATCAAAAGAGGATTTAGAAGCTATCTTAATGGTTTGCGAATCAAATGCTAAAATAGAAATAAAAAATGATGACTATATAACAATAGCTACTTATAAATATGATGTGATAAATAAAACTGTAAAAGAAAATAATAATTTAATAAAACTTACAAAAAAAGAATTACAATGTTTTGAGTTATTACTTCAAAATAAAAACAATCACATTCCCCATGAAATTTTAATAAACCATCTTTGGAATATTGATACATCAAACAAGGCTAGTTCACTAAGAGAACTTGTGTATAGAATAAGAAAAAAACTACCAAATATAGAAGTAGAAAATAGTATAAATATAGGTTACATTCTAAAAGATTATTAA
- a CDS encoding MBG domain-containing protein — MKFKSDFSSRFRILKGGKISLMVSALLGSVTLSVASPTAGVVTSGTANISQSGNTTNINQSSNKATINWQDFSIKSNETVNFNQPNKNSITLNRVVGNEKSVIDGALNANGQVWILNSNGVLFNKTAKVNTAGIVATTKELSDADFNAGNYNFKGDSKASVINLGTIEVSNSGYVVLASNEVKNAGTIKAVKGKVYLSGADKYSLNLNGNSLVSLSVKKGVLDALVENSGTVIANGGEIYLSTNAVNELLKGVVNNTGILEANSLDGVTGKVELFAHGGEVQVGGTIKAKDGFVETSGKKFSIDKNTNIKAKTWLIDPTNLTVNDATAYETALGNGTDTLIKTDNATGSDEGNIYINDTINWTTNAKLTLDAYNNIYINKAISATNGKLALYYGDSGDYYINAKVNLSAGQNFFTKKASDSAETSWTVVTTASDVQSMSLSGNTVLGADVDASGISNWTPIGNFSTRFTGNFDGLGHTIDKLYINNSSFYLGLFGATNSSSTIKNVGLINVNIIGNNFVGGLVGASSSTIKNSYVSGTVSGDTYIGGLVGWNDSTIENSYASATVSGYSFVGGLVGINTSTIKYSYASGTVNGYSDFGGLVGSDNNIIENSYYNKDTNTASMGDSYRGKTKAEILAAFAGNTAWVTTGADIVGYGIFDSGISLPLLKTFATPTSTLFESGYGTEESAYTITNWTQLQNINNSNILTKNYYFQLLNNLSNTTSDYTNLASSTANGGAGWNPLGNDSAQFTGNFDGLGHTISDLYINRPTTHFIGLFGYTNGATIRNIGIKGTITGDTIVGGLVGFLFGSTVEDSYSNVTVSGKDSVGGLVGFNRDASTIKNSYATGTVSGTTTVGGLVGYNGAASSIENSYASGTVEGVVNVGGLVGNNDSTIKNSYASGTVEGGHGVGGLVGVSSPDIENSYYDKDTNTDSSMDDISYGRTKAEILALVGGAWDNTIWSKTSGGSSVEGYEILELPYLIGVTRDEDKSVVLLFNSGLGTSVNPYTIKNWTQLQNINNSNILTKNYYFQLLNNLSNTTSDYTNLASSTTNGGAGWNSLGNGSAQFKGNFDGLGHTIDKLYINNSTDEFVGLFGYTNGATISNVGVTNVDITKLGTTNSYVGGLVGRNNSSSINNSYSTGLISSYINDNNSMSTSRSHVGGLVGLNDNSSSINNSYTTGTVYTTGSDYAYIGGLVGRNDSSSINNSYSTGSVNGSANSYLTMGGLVGAVFISGTNSSTVTNSFWDTQTSGQNTSSGGTGLTTAQMSYGQIFKDASWDIVADSSVTSSTPVLKYDSINDKYVWAIAPLSLSYNLGTKTSQYNGLTQNLSSFYTTATSIFGNSYSFLDGTYKFQVNGIDVTGYKNAATYENIKVASTNDFLNIASSGNTDGTLTIAKKAITVNADDLSKIYGQTDANLTYTATGLVGNDTLTGNLKRVTGENVGEYTISQDTTLTNSNYTVTFTNGKYTITPKAITVSADDLSKIYGQTDANLTYSTTGLVGNDTLTGNLKRVTGENVGEYTISQDTTLTNSNYTVTFTNGKYTITPKAITVSADDLSKIYGQTDASLTYTATGLVGNDTLSGSLKRVSGENVGEYTISQDTTLTNSNYTVTFTDGKYTITPKAITVSANDLSKIYGQTDASLTYTATGLVGNDTLSGNLKRVSGENVGEYVISQDTTLSNSNYTVTFTNGKYTITPKAITVSAENKSKTQGENNPSLTYVVNGLIGNDILIGNLSTTATVSSDVGTYEITQGDLANGNYAITFNDGELTVLAKNTPTPNPEPTPTPPDLSKIIDNIDKTIRVNVPNRGVIPPVASTTNPTQTNNGQEVNNIGSVNPDEGGIIVDRNSNVRIINGGVKLPIGLTLLSDTTPDNQIGETN, encoded by the coding sequence ATGAAATTTAAATCAGATTTTAGCTCAAGATTTAGAATCCTAAAAGGTGGAAAAATTTCACTAATGGTGTCTGCACTTCTAGGAAGTGTAACTTTGAGTGTTGCTTCTCCCACAGCAGGAGTTGTAACAAGTGGAACTGCAAATATTTCACAAAGTGGAAATACCACAAATATAAACCAAAGTTCTAATAAAGCCACTATAAACTGGCAAGACTTTTCAATCAAATCAAATGAAACAGTAAACTTTAATCAGCCAAATAAAAATAGTATAACTTTAAATAGAGTTGTAGGTAATGAAAAATCAGTAATAGATGGAGCACTAAACGCAAATGGACAAGTTTGGATTTTAAACTCAAATGGTGTGTTGTTTAATAAAACAGCAAAAGTAAATACAGCAGGAATAGTAGCTACTACAAAAGAGTTAAGTGATGCAGATTTTAATGCTGGAAATTATAACTTCAAAGGTGACTCAAAAGCTAGTGTTATAAACCTAGGAACAATAGAAGTATCAAATAGTGGTTATGTAGTTCTAGCTTCAAATGAAGTAAAAAATGCAGGAACAATAAAAGCAGTAAAAGGAAAAGTATATTTATCAGGTGCAGATAAATATAGCTTAAATTTAAATGGAAACTCTCTTGTAAGCCTTAGTGTAAAAAAAGGTGTTTTAGATGCTTTAGTAGAAAACTCAGGAACTGTTATTGCTAATGGTGGAGAAATATATCTAAGTACAAATGCTGTAAATGAACTACTAAAAGGTGTAGTAAATAATACAGGGATTCTTGAAGCTAACTCTTTGGATGGTGTTACAGGGAAAGTAGAATTGTTTGCCCATGGTGGAGAAGTTCAAGTAGGTGGAACAATAAAAGCAAAAGATGGCTTTGTTGAAACTTCAGGGAAAAAATTTTCAATTGATAAAAATACAAATATCAAAGCAAAAACTTGGTTAATAGACCCTACAAATTTAACAGTAAATGATGCAACAGCTTATGAAACAGCACTAGGAAATGGAACAGACACTTTAATCAAAACAGATAATGCAACAGGAAGTGATGAGGGGAATATCTACATCAATGATACGATTAATTGGACAACAAACGCAAAACTTACCCTTGATGCTTATAATAATATTTATATCAATAAAGCAATAAGTGCTACCAATGGAAAACTTGCTTTATATTATGGAGATAGTGGAGATTATTATATAAATGCAAAAGTAAACCTAAGTGCAGGTCAAAACTTCTTTACAAAAAAAGCAAGTGATTCAGCTGAGACCTCTTGGACAGTTGTAACAACAGCAAGTGATGTACAAAGTATGTCTTTATCAGGAAATACAGTTTTAGGTGCAGATGTAGATGCAAGTGGTATTTCAAATTGGACTCCAATAGGAAATTTCTCAACAAGATTCACAGGAAATTTTGATGGACTTGGACATACTATTGATAAACTTTATATAAATAATAGTTCATTTTACCTTGGATTATTTGGCGCTACCAATTCCTCAAGCACCATAAAAAATGTTGGGCTTATTAATGTGAATATTATTGGAAATAACTTTGTCGGAGGTTTGGTTGGTGCTTCTTCTTCAACAATCAAAAACTCATATGTTAGTGGAACAGTGAGTGGAGATACTTATATTGGAGGTTTAGTTGGATGGAATGATTCAACAATCGAAAACTCATATGCTAGTGCAACAGTGAGTGGATATAGCTTTGTCGGAGGTTTGGTTGGAATTAATACTTCAACAATCAAATATTCATATGCTAGTGGAACAGTGAATGGATATAGTGATTTTGGAGGTTTGGTTGGAAGTGATAATAATATAATCGAAAACTCATACTATAATAAAGATACAAATACAGCAAGTATGGGTGATAGTTATCGTGGGAAAACAAAAGCAGAGATTTTAGCTGCATTTGCTGGAAATACTGCTTGGGTGACAACTGGAGCAGATATTGTGGGATATGGTATTTTTGATAGTGGTATTAGCTTGCCTCTTTTAAAAACATTTGCAACACCCACATCTACACTTTTTGAAAGTGGATATGGAACAGAAGAAAGTGCTTATACAATCACAAACTGGACACAACTACAAAATATCAATAATAGTAATATTTTAACTAAAAACTACTATTTCCAACTTTTAAATAATCTTAGTAATACAACTTCAGATTATACAAATCTAGCAAGTTCAACTGCAAATGGTGGAGCTGGATGGAATCCTTTAGGAAATGACTCAGCACAATTTACAGGAAATTTTGATGGACTTGGACACACAATTTCAGATTTATATATTAATAGACCAACCACCCATTTTATAGGTCTTTTTGGATATACCAATGGGGCAACTATTCGTAATATAGGCATTAAAGGAACGATTACAGGAGATACTATTGTTGGAGGTTTGGTTGGTTTTTTATTTGGCTCAACAGTTGAAGACTCTTATTCAAATGTAACAGTAAGTGGAAAGGACTCTGTTGGAGGATTAGTTGGATTTAATCGAGATGCTTCGACCATTAAAAACTCTTATGCAACAGGAACCGTGAGTGGAACTACTACTGTAGGAGGTTTGGTTGGATATAATGGTGCGGCTTCAAGCATTGAAAACTCATATGCTAGTGGAACAGTAGAGGGAGTTGTTAATGTAGGAGGATTGGTTGGAAATAATGATTCAACCATTAAAAACTCATATGCTAGTGGAACAGTAGAGGGAGGACATGGTGTTGGAGGATTGGTTGGAGTTAGTTCTCCAGACATTGAAAATTCATACTATGATAAAGATACAAATACAGATAGTTCTATGGATGATATTTCTTACGGAAGAACAAAAGCAGAAATTTTAGCTTTAGTTGGTGGAGCTTGGGATAATACTATTTGGAGTAAAACAAGTGGTGGAAGTAGTGTAGAGGGATATGAGATATTAGAACTTCCATATTTAATTGGTGTTACAAGAGATGAAGATAAATCTGTAGTATTATTATTTAATAGTGGATTAGGAACAAGTGTAAATCCATATACTATAAAAAACTGGACACAACTGCAAAATATCAATAATAGTAATATTTTAACTAAAAACTACTATTTTCAACTTTTAAATAATCTTAGTAATACAACTTCAGATTATACAAATCTAGCAAGTTCAACTACAAATGGCGGAGCTGGATGGAATAGTTTAGGAAATGGCTCAGCACAATTTAAAGGAAACTTTGATGGACTTGGACATACTATTGATAAACTTTATATAAATAATAGTACTGATGAATTTGTAGGACTTTTTGGATATACAAATGGAGCAACCATTAGTAATGTAGGTGTTACGAATGTAGATATTACAAAATTAGGGACTACTAATAGTTATGTGGGAGGATTAGTTGGGCGTAATAATTCTTCTTCAATAAACAATTCATATTCAACTGGACTTATAAGTTCATATATTAATGATAATAATTCAATGAGTACTTCACGCTCTCATGTAGGAGGATTAGTTGGATTAAATGATAATTCTTCTTCAATAAATAATTCATATACAACTGGAACTGTTTATACAACTGGAAGTGACTATGCATATATAGGAGGATTAGTTGGGCGTAATGATTCTTCTTCAATAAATAATTCATATTCAACTGGAAGTGTTAATGGAAGTGCAAATTCATATCTTACTATGGGAGGGTTAGTTGGTGCTGTTTTTATATCTGGAACAAATTCTTCAACAGTAACAAATTCATTTTGGGATACACAAACTTCAGGGCAAAATACAAGTAGCGGAGGAACTGGCTTAACAACAGCACAAATGTCTTATGGACAGATATTTAAAGATGCCTCTTGGGATATTGTAGCAGATAGTTCAGTTACTTCTTCAACACCAGTTTTAAAATATGATAGTATAAATGATAAATATGTATGGGCAATAGCACCCCTATCATTATCATATAATTTAGGAACTAAAACTTCGCAATATAATGGATTAACACAAAATTTAAGTAGTTTTTATACAACAGCAACTTCAATCTTTGGAAATAGTTATAGCTTTTTAGATGGAACATATAAATTCCAAGTAAATGGAATAGATGTAACAGGATATAAAAATGCAGCTACTTATGAGAATATAAAAGTAGCTTCAACAAATGATTTCTTAAATATTGCAAGTTCTGGAAATACAGATGGAACATTAACAATTGCAAAAAAAGCAATAACAGTAAACGCAGATGATTTAAGTAAAATCTATGGACAAACAGATGCAAACCTAACTTATACAGCAACTGGCCTAGTAGGAAATGATACATTAACAGGAAATCTAAAAAGAGTAACAGGAGAAAATGTAGGAGAATATACAATTTCACAAGATACAACTTTAACAAACTCAAACTATACAGTTACCTTCACAAATGGTAAATATACAATCACTCCAAAAGCAATAACAGTAAGCGCAGATGATTTAAGTAAAATCTATGGGCAAACAGATGCAAACCTAACTTATTCAACAACTGGCCTAGTAGGAAATGATACATTAACAGGAAATCTAAAAAGAGTAACAGGAGAAAATGTAGGAGAATATACAATTTCACAAGATACAACTTTAACAAACTCAAACTATACAGTTACATTCACAAATGGAAAATATACAATCACTCCAAAAGCCATAACAGTAAGCGCAGATGATTTAAGTAAAATCTATGGGCAAACAGATGCAAGTTTAACTTATACAGCAACAGGATTAGTAGGAAATGATACATTAAGTGGAAGTTTAAAAAGAGTATCAGGAGAAAATGTAGGAGAATATACAATTTCACAAGATACAACTTTAACAAACTCAAACTATACAGTTACCTTCACAGATGGAAAATATACAATCACTCCAAAAGCAATAACAGTAAGCGCAAATGATTTAAGTAAAATCTATGGGCAAACAGATGCAAGTTTAACTTATACAGCAACAGGATTAGTAGGAAATGATACATTAAGTGGAAATCTAAAAAGAGTAAGTGGAGAAAATGTAGGAGAGTATGTAATCTCTCAAGATACAACTTTATCAAACTCAAACTATACAGTTACATTCACAAATGGTAAATATACAATCACTCCAAAAGCAATAACAGTAAGCGCAGAAAATAAATCTAAAACCCAAGGAGAAAATAATCCAAGTTTAACTTATGTAGTAAATGGATTAATTGGAAATGATATTTTAATTGGAAATTTAAGTACAACTGCAACTGTATCAAGTGATGTGGGAACTTATGAGATAACTCAAGGTGATTTAGCTAATGGTAATTATGCAATAACAT